The DNA region TATGATTGGATGAAAAACAGACAAGAGAGGTTTAGATTATCGCCTAGTGATGCTGCAATTCAACTAGACCTTATTGCCAAAGTACGTGGGGTTTCTACTGCTGAAGATTTTTTCCTAAGTCTCCCCAACACTTTCAAAGATAGGAGGGTATACGGAGCTTTGCTGAATGCTTATGTGCAAAACAGAATGAGAGAAAAAGCAGAAactttgtttgatgaaatgagAGATAAAGGTTATGTTACGCATGCACTTCCATTTAATGTGACTATGACTCTCTATATGAACATCAAGGAGTACGATAAAGTTGACTTGATGATTTCAGAAATGAATGAGAAAAACATCAAGCTTGATATATATTCGTACAATATCTGGTTATCATCTTGTGGATCACAAGGATCTGCTGATAAGATGGAACAGGTATATGAGCAAATGAAATCAGATAGATCCATTAATCCCAATTGGACAACTTTTAGCACGATGGCTACCATGTACATTAAGATGGGACAGTTTGAAAAGGCTGAAGATTGCTTGAGGAGGGTTGAGAGTAGAATCACAGGTCGGGATCGAATTCCTTATCACTATCTCCTCTCTCTATATGGTAATGTCGGTAACAAAGAAGAGGTTTATCGTGTGTGGAATATTTACAAATCTATTTTTCCCAGTATTCCAAATTTGGGTTACCATGCTATTATCTCATCTCTGGTTCGGCTGGATGACATTGAAGGGGCAGAAAAGATTTATGAGGAATGGCTATCCGTTAAGACATCATATGATCCAAGAATAGCGAATCTTTTTATATCTGCTTATGTTTATCAGGGAAATTTGGATGAAGCTGAGAGTTTTTTTGACCATATGCTTGAAGGAGGAGGAAAGCCGAATTCAAATACATGGGAAATTCTTGCTCAAGGACACATTTCAGAAAGGAGAACTTCTGAGGCTTTGTCTTGCTTGAAGGAAGCTTTTGTTACTCCAGGATCAAAGAGTTGGAAGCCAAATCCTGCAAATGTAACTTCCTTCTTTAAGCTTTGCGAGGAAGAAGCTGACATGGAAAAAAAGGAAGCTTTGGAGGGTTTTTTGAGGCAGTCAGGACATCTTAAAGATAAAGCATATGCATCACTCTTAGGCATGCCTGTTACTGGTGATGAGCTATCAACAAAGGAAGACAGAACTGGCGACCAGATTGACAATGAGGAAGATGACGATGACGATGGGGCTGAGATGCTAGTCAGCCATTTGCAGGGTAGTCTGTAACAACTCCATTGCGTGCTTCTATACGGAGGAAGTTGTTTGTTTTAGACCTTGTGTTGCTGAGCAGATTTTACCAGAACTTTCGCTCACAACCTGCATTACTTCGCCGCAGTCATCACCTGCCAAGTTTATGAGTCCTGCCAATGGTGACCGGGAATTTGAAATCTGAAAGTTCTGGGGTggcataatatttatttatacaatgTTTGTCCTAAAGGAATGAATGCCCCTGACTCCTTGTAATTAACGACTGTAAGCCATCTCCAATTCAGCAATTGTAAGTTTTTGTTGCCATTTGTGGAGTTCAGGCACTAAAGTCGTCCTATATAATCCCGAACTAAATTTCATTTCAGTCCCTATGCTTTTGACATGAACATAATTTAATCCCTAAATCACTTACTAGTTATTCCATATCACTATTGGTTATGAGAGAGTGCATTGGAGagtatgttgttttttaatgtgttttgctcagaaatataaaaaaattaatatattttattttttaaaaattttatttgatacaacatattaaaatgtataaaaatatgaaaaaattaattttaaaaaatatatttttaaccacGTTTCTAAACGCCATTTAAATACATGACCAATGGAGTTTGCAAGCAacttgaaacattttttttatttttcattctttttggtGTTTTAGCGGTCAGCTGAATATCAAGCCCAGAAACACAGGAGCTCAGAGCCCCAAAGCCAAGTCCATTAGTTCTAATCCCCCTACTGGGGTATCAGTATCAAGCCCACTCCAGCACTTCAATACATTGTAGCCCAGCATGCTACACACGCCCAAAACAGAGGAGCCCGTAGAAGCTGACCCTGATTTCGTGGTTTGGTTTATAGGAAATGATGGTGATTTCACACGTTCTGGTAGTTGTttacttgtttaaaaaaaaaaacaatttaaaaaaatatatttttttaatttttaaaaattatttttttttcattaaaacattaaaaagatatgaaagcacaaaaaaattaattttttttaaaaatatttttaaaatacaaaaataaacgtGGATATTTAcctgtttttcttctctc from Populus alba chromosome 14, ASM523922v2, whole genome shotgun sequence includes:
- the LOC118042482 gene encoding pentatricopeptide repeat-containing protein At1g02150 encodes the protein MLLQPALHHHKVSLSSSISYSHSVPWKSPKSTLHQTVNYKKLPVIICSISQIHNYGTVDYERRPMIKWNGIYRRISLMENPELGSGSVLNQWENEGKRLTKWELCRVVKELRKYKRYQQALEVYDWMKNRQERFRLSPSDAAIQLDLIAKVRGVSTAEDFFLSLPNTFKDRRVYGALLNAYVQNRMREKAETLFDEMRDKGYVTHALPFNVTMTLYMNIKEYDKVDLMISEMNEKNIKLDIYSYNIWLSSCGSQGSADKMEQVYEQMKSDRSINPNWTTFSTMATMYIKMGQFEKAEDCLRRVESRITGRDRIPYHYLLSLYGNVGNKEEVYRVWNIYKSIFPSIPNLGYHAIISSLVRLDDIEGAEKIYEEWLSVKTSYDPRIANLFISAYVYQGNLDEAESFFDHMLEGGGKPNSNTWEILAQGHISERRTSEALSCLKEAFVTPGSKSWKPNPANVTSFFKLCEEEADMEKKEALEGFLRQSGHLKDKAYASLLGMPVTGDELSTKEDRTGDQIDNEEDDDDDGAEMLVSHLQGSL